CAGGACGGTACAGCGACAAGGTCTGCGGCTCCTTACCTGCTTGTAACTTCACAACGACCTCGTTGACTGGTAAACTTGAACGCAAAGTGATTCTAAAGCGGTTGCGGTTTTTCCACTCGAAGTCGTCTGCCACATTGTAGAGACCTAACGCTTTGGGCACTTTTTCTAGGGTGACGGCATCCTTATCGCCATCGTTCATCACGAGAAGTCGGAAGTGTCCCTTGAAGTTTGCATCGTAACTCGATACAACGAGCCTGTACTTACCAGGCTCCACGTCGTGCAACTCGTGGTGGTGTATTCGAGGAGAGTAATCGTCACAGAAGAGCAACTTGGACTTATCAAAATTCCTGATTTTTCGTAGACTTTTGGACTTCTCAACATGAAGTATATGGAAGTTCACGTCGGCATTGTCATCGCACGAAAGTCCCACAAACATCTTCCGTACCCGCTTTTTCACCTCAATTTCCCACTGTGGGTTATCGATGTACAGCTCCAATGCCCAGTGCCCTCCATTGTCGTTACTTCCCCAGGagtcttcaatttcatttttaTGAGGATACTGCAACACtgcttttgaaaacttGACCTTATTGGAGTTGCTCCAAAGCTTCACCAGAAAAAGCTCTTTTGTTTGGGGACCAGATATAACAACCGTGTATTCGGATTTGGGGGCGAGCTCGAGCTTCATGAAACACCCTCGAGACGTGATAACCTTGCCGCCAGCGGCCATAACATACTGTGTGGGATACACCACTTTTCcctttgctttttcaaatacGTCCACTGAGTACGGAGTGATGTGCTCCTGTGTCAGAAGAAACTGCTCCACTGCAATTCCaacttcctctttttcatcattgtcaTTCACCAAACTATACTGCGGCCTCCCAAGAAGTAGCACCTCGGACTTCAGAGGGTTACAGATCACAGACATACTGGTGGAGTGCTTATAGAGCTCATCGACGTTCCAATTTAGATAAAGGTACGTGAAATTGCCAAATACCGATGCATCCACTTCCAAGAGACGAGCTCCAGACCGGCCAACCCACGggtttttcaaaacaagcTTTTCATTTGTGTATCCACAGATCACGTAATCGTGGCCAGGCACCACTTTCAATTGTGAAGCCAAAGACTCCGACATCACACCCGTACCGATTCCTAGCGTGACCAagcctttttctttgagcGTCCAGAACTCACCAAGCAGAGCAAGGCTCATTTGACTGATTTTGCGAACCTCAGGTGGCCATCCTAGAAGCATGTATATATCTTGGGCCATGTTCGACCCAGAAAAGTTATAGCCATCACCCATAGCAACTAAGTACGCTTTTTCAATCAAGGCAGgccaaagaagcttctcgTTAGAGCTGGACCTGACAAACATGAATCTATCTTCATGAGGAGGACGAACAAAAGGCAACTCAGTAGAAATGTGCAATTCCCTTGCACATCCATTTATGTGAAGCTTtacttttgcaacctctTTGTTGTAAATcacaagcttttcaagctcTTTACCTAGTCCCAATTCGTGAATCGCCAATAAAGACAGCACGAACGAGCAATTGGGAAGCAAATCCTGGCATAAGTCGCCAAAGCCATCAAGCCCTGGTGTAGCTTCCACCTCTTTACATTCACAAGTGaattctttgcaaaaatctGGCAACGTGATCGCTATGGGCTGGACATCACAAGCGGCAATGTCCATAGACAGAAGGCCCTGGCCAAACTGAATCACAGGAGTCCATTGAGCGCCATAGATTGTACTGGAGAGCCATTGGAGCTTTTTAGACATGTCAAGTACGGCCCCTGGATCAAGGCTCAATTTACTAAACCAACCCATAGCATAGTGGCCCAACCTCACTGCAGTAGGAAAGTTAGGGTCCTTTTCATGTTGTAGAAGTTCGTTCAATTGATGAACCGCCATACCACAAATTGCACGAGCCTTGTCGAATTTACTTAGGGCTACATAGCGGTGTGCCTCCTGGATGCAAAATACCACGTTAGCCAAGTCTTGAGGGCGGATCATGGTGGGATCAGTAGGTGCGAttatcaacactttttTTCCGCAGTGGTAGCAGTTCAGGAAGCGAACCTTTACTTGTGGCCATTCTCCTTGAATTCAGAATGCTTTCAAGTCTCAAGATCTTTGGCCTTGTCTCACTATATCGGTTGATCAATGCACTCACAATTGTAACGTTCTTTCAACCGGACGAGTTCTACCAGGCGCTAGAACCTGCCCACAAGCTTGTGTATGGGTATGGCTACATAACATGGGAATGGCACGAGGGACTCCGTTCGTCGCTTCATCCGTGGATCTACGCTATAGCTTATAAGCTTCTTGGTGCATTGGCCCCAGGACACGAGGAATGGACAGTTTATCTAGCTCCAAAACTAGTGGGTGCTCTAATGGCTGCTGTGGGGGAGACTTACCTATACAAACTCGCTTTGGCGTATACTGGGAGCGTACAAATAGCTATGTTGGCGTTGGCAGCAAGTCTTTGTAGTGGATGGAACTGGTTCTTCATTACTAGAGCGTTCTCAAATAATTTGGAGATGGTGCTTACAACTATCGGCTTGGCTTATTGGCCATGGAACAGACCTAATGGTAGCATCGTAAGGAGCTGCgtttttggcttcttgagctGTATAGTTCGTCCTACAAATGCTCTACTTTGGGGTTTTATGGGAGCCAGCTACGTGATCAGGAACTTACATCAACCTATGCTTCTTATGCTGGTCGGACTGTCTCTTGCGACACTTCTTGCTGTGGTTGGTGCAGTGGCTGCAATTCCAGACATTCTTTTCTATGGCAAAGCTACGTTTCCGTTGTACAACTTCATCGAATTCAATGTGGTCAAGAACTTGCTGATTTTCTACGGAAGCGCTCCATGGCATTTTTACCTTTTCCAGGGACTTCCTTTGCTTCTCTTGGGGTACTTACCACTCTGGGCGATAGCCATGTGGCGgttcaaaaaaaagctatTAGTGCTCACGTCATTGTTTGTGATTATTGCCTTCTCGTTGATTGCCCACAAGGAGTTTCGCTTCATCTACCCATTGTACCCTATCTGTATGGTGCTCGTTGCGCAAGCGAGCAAACCGCTACTAGGAAAACGCTACTTCAAAGTCGTTGTAGCGGCCATCTTGATATTGCATCTGGCGattgctttcttctttaccAGAATCAACGAACAGGGGGAGATTGCTGTGGTGGACGTGCTCAGAAACGATCCCCAGGTTTCCTCCGTCGGTTTCCTTACCCCCTGTCACTCTGTGCCCTGGCACTCTTCCTTCCACAGACCAGATCTCATAAACAACATGTGGATGCTCACCTGTGAACCACCATTACACTTGGCCAGCGGAAACTTGGAGGACGTGCTACAATATAGAGACGAGCTGGACCAGTTTTTTGACAACCCGCTACAATTCTTGCGTGAACATTTGGGCACAATTCTGCGGCCGTGGCCGTCACACTTAGTGATGTTCGAACCTACTGAGCGAGCCATTGCAGACTTCCTAAAATACACCACTTACCGTGAGTGCCGTAGGATTTTCAACAGTTACTTCCACTGGGACCCTCGTCGGTCGGGCGATATTGTCATTTACTGTAAAGAGATGAaagctccttcaagtttATGGAAAATGCCCAAATAAGCAAAGGTGTTGTCAGCATCTACTAGAGTAGGCGCTCTAAGTGCATATGCTTGTGTCTATTTTAAGCCTATCCACGAGTTAAATCACGACCTACGAGATAGATCGAAATACGCTCTAAAGTTTCCAATACGATTTAAAACGCATAAGGTGGTCCGGCAGCAGGCCCTTCAAAGCGGGAAGTATACTTCTAGAAACTATTCATTGCGCTAGACGCTCATATGCAACGCCACTCAAATCTGCAAAATTATTCAGGTCTATGCTGACATACTCTGACGATTCTGTGGCGatgcattttttttttttttttttcatttttttttattttttttgcaaccgttcCATTCGACAGGTTACATTTCTAGAAACGTGTGTCCCCAACATGGCACGGAAAAATTAGACCAGATTCCCACGTACTGGGCGACTTGGCTGTGCATGATGCAGTTTCGGGCATCATGATCCTTAAGCGCATACATCAGGTGATGCGACACCACATCGTGACGAAAGGAAGCTGGAGCCAGGCCAATTTCACCGCAGCCTTTGACCCTGAGCCGCAAGACACCACCCCTCCTTGGCGGCGATGCCCGGTTCTTCCAATTGCGGCTCGTAGGTGCAGTTGAAACGACGATCTGATGTTCCATGAAAGAGCAGATAGAAAAAAGTGAGATTGGCGAAGACAGTAAAATTTCAACACCACATGTCAATCTTACAAAAACAATCAATCAgttcatttttcttctccccTCAActacaattttcaaaaatgccagtgaatgaaaaaaaagaccCATTGTCCCAAAACTGGCTCCCTTCTTGAAACCACCTGATTCCTCGAGCGAATCGGATGGGAAAAAGCCGCACCGTCACCCAATGCGAACCACCGGCCATGCGTCAGATGGCAccctttggctgcgaaaaataTAAAAGCAGAGCAACACCGGTGGAATTTCCAAAgtattttcttctccatcatcaatCAATCTTCACGAAATCATGAGCATTccaaaaacacaaaaagcTGTTGTCTTTGAGCAAAACGGTGGCCCTTTGCAGTACAAGGACATCCCAGTGCCTGAGCCAAAGGACAACGAGCTCTTGGTCAACATCAAGTACTCCGGTGTGTGCCACACCGACTTGCACGCCTGGAAAGGTGACTGGCCATTGGCCACAAAATTGCCCTTGGTCGGTGGCCACGAAGGTGCCGGTGTTGTGGTGGCCATGGGCAAAAACGTCAAGGGCTGGGAGATCGGCGACTACGCTGGTGTCAAGTGGTTGAACGGTTCGTGCTTGAACTGTGAGTTCTGCCAGCACGGTGACGAGCCCAATTGTGCCGACGCTGACTTGTCTGGTTACACCCACGACGGTTCTTTTGAGCAGTACGCTACCGCTGACGCTGTTCAGGCCGCCAGAATCCCCAAGCACGTGGACTTGGCCCTCGCTGCTCCCATCTTGTGTGCTGGTATCACCGTTTACAAGGCATTGAAGACCGCTAACTTGCAAGCAGGCCAGTGGGTGTGCATCTCTGGTGCTGGCGGTGGATTGGGTTCTTTGGCCATCCAGTACGCCAAGGCCATGGGCTACAGAGTGGCTGCCATTGACGGTGGTGACGAGAAGGCCGAGTTCTGCAAGTCCTTGGGTGCTGAGAAGTtcattgacttcaccaAGTCCAAGGACATCGTCAAGGACGTTCAGGAGGCCACCAATGGCGGTCCTCACGGTGCTATCAACGTTTCTGTTTCCGAGAAGGCCATTGCACAGTCTGTTGACTACATCAGATCCACCGGTACCGTTGTGCTTGTTGGTTTGCCTGCTGGTGCCAAGGTGGTTGCCCCAGTGTTCGATGCTGTGGTGAAGTCCGTGAGCATCAGAGGCTCCTACGTCGGTAACAGAGCAGACAGTGCCGAGGCGCTTGACTTCTTTGCCAGAGGCTTGATCAAGTGCCCTATCAAGATTGTCGGTTTGTCTGAATTGCCATCGATCTACGAGTTGATGGAACAGGGCAAGATTTTGGGCAGATACGTCGTCGACACCTCCAAATAAGTAGCAGCATGATTATGAACAGGTAATACACAGTTAACGAGATAAGATTTCGTAGAAGAAGCCATGGTTGGCACACAACGTGTAGATGAAAGTCAATATAAATACAGGTTCTGGCCCACCGATTACGACACTGACTATACTTTAAGAAAGCGATTTGCTTTGGCCATCATTGAACAGGTACTCGACAGAATACCAGTTCGTCTCTTCGATCCTCTTCCGCAGGCAATGCATCGTGGAGTTACCTCTCATTGCCTTGGTTCATCGAATCAGCATCCTGCGCCACTTTGGCCATCCACCGCTGCACCAACAGCtcattctccttcttcaacttctcaatctcctccttcaacacGTTCTGCTGGATCTCATGCACCAAGTGCTCgtcgttgatgatctcgACCGTCCGGTTCTTCTCTGCAACTTCTAGCACCAAATGGTCAATTTTCAGGTTCAATTGCGCCACTGTCAGCTCCAACAGCCGGATCTTTTTGTCCTGCTGTGCCACTTTCCCCTCCAGACTCTCGAGTCGTAGCGTCTGCTGGTTGAGTCTCTCAATAAGCGTTTCGTTCTCCAGAATCAACACCTGGCGCTCCTTCTCGGCCAACGACGCATTGCCCTGCGGTAGAAGCCTTGCGAGCTGTGAGAATGCCTTAAAGTACGCTCCGTCTTTTTTCTCGAGCTCGTCCCGCTCGTGGAgcctttcttcaatgagcttCCATGGGTCCATGTAGTTGGTGAGAGTTGCAGATGTGCAGGGCACTTTTATGGTGGTGAAGACGGTGGAACTGTGGGATTTGTGGTTGGCAATTAATTAATCGATATTATTCTTCTGGGGTTTATTGGGAGTTGAAATAGACTCTTGTGAATGATGTGATTGAAATGGTGAATGTGGGGTTTATCAAGGCGATTTGTCGGTTGATGGGTTTGCAGTTTAGGTGCAAATAGGCAGAGAAATGGTTGAGGAGTGAGAACAAAGTGTGAAGTGTGATAGAGGTACAGAATTGAACGCAAAGTTGCTTATTATGACAATTGGGCAGATCCAACTGAGTCAGAAATTGGGATCTGTTTGCACTCTGTAAATCACTAGCAAATGGTGAAGTGGTACCCTTGTTGACCAC
This DNA window, taken from Candidozyma auris chromosome 7, complete sequence, encodes the following:
- the ADH1 gene encoding Adh1p yields the protein MSIPKTQKAVVFEQNGGPLQYKDIPVPEPKDNELLVNIKYSGVCHTDLHAWKGDWPLATKLPLVGGHEGAGVVVAMGKNVKGWEIGDYAGVKWLNGSCLNCEFCQHGDEPNCADADLSGYTHDGSFEQYATADAVQAARIPKHVDLALAAPILCAGITVYKALKTANLQAGQWVCISGAGGGLGSLAIQYAKAMGYRVAAIDGGDEKAEFCKSLGAEKFIDFTKSKDIVKDVQEATNGGPHGAINVSVSEKAIAQSVDYIRSTGTVVLVGLPAGAKVVAPVFDAVVKSVSIRGSYVGNRADSAEALDFFARGLIKCPIKIVGLSELPSIYELMEQGKILGRYVVDTSK
- a CDS encoding putative glycosylphosphatidylinositol-alpha 1,2 mannosyltransferase; this translates as MLSSLKIFGLVSLYRLINALTIVTFFQPDEFYQALEPAHKLVYGYGYITWEWHEGLRSSLHPWIYAIAYKLLGALAPGHEEWTVYLAPKLVGALMAAVGETYLYKLALAYTGSVQIAMLALAASLCSGWNWFFITRAFSNNLEMVLTTIGLAYWPWNRPNGSIVRSCVFGFLSCIVRPTNALLWGFMGASYVIRNLHQPMLLMSVGSSLATLLAVVGAVAAIPDILFYGKATFPLYNFIEFNVVKNLSIFYGSAPWHFYLFQGLPLLLLGYLPLWAIAMWRFKKKLLVLTSLFVIIAFSLIAHKEFRFIYPLYPICMVLVAQASKPLLGKRYFKVVVAAILILHSAIAFFFTRINEQGEIAVVDVLRNDPQVSSVGFLTPCHSVPWHSSFHRPDLINNMWMLTCEPPLHLASGNLEDVLQYRDESDQFFDNPLQFLREHLGTISRPWPSHLVMFEPTERAIADFLKYTTYRECRRIFNSYFHWDPRRSGDIVIYCKEMKAPSSLWKMPK
- the RIM13 gene encoding Rim13p, translating into MIRPQDLANVVFCIQEAHRYVALSKFDKARAICGMAVHQLNELLQHEKDPNFPTAVRLGHYAMGWFSKLSLDPGAVLDMSKKLQWLSSTIYGAQWTPVIQFGQGLSSMDIAACDVQPIAITLPDFCKEFTCECKEVEATPGLDGFGDLCQDLLPNCSFVSSLLAIHELGLGKELEKLVIYNKEVAKVKLHINGCARELHISTELPFVRPPHEDRFMFVRSSSNEKLLWPALIEKAYLVAMGDGYNFSGSNMAQDIYMLLGWPPEVRKISQMSLASLGEFWTLKEKGLVTLGIGTGVMSESLASQLKVVPGHDYVICGYTNEKLVLKNPWVGRSGARLLEVDASVFGNFTYLYLNWNVDELYKHSTSMSVICNPSKSEVLLLGRPQYSLVNDNDEKEEVGIAVEQFLSTQEHITPYSVDVFEKAKGKVVYPTQYVMAAGGKVITSRGCFMKLELAPKSEYTVVISGPQTKELFSVKLWSNSNKVKFSKAVLQYPHKNEIEDSWGSNDNGGHWALESYIDNPQWEIEVKKRVRKMFVGLSCDDNADVNFHILHVEKSKSLRKIRNFDKSKLLFCDDYSPRIHHHELHDVEPGKYRLVVSSYDANFKGHFRLLVMNDGDKDAVTLEKVPKALGLYNVADDFEWKNRNRFRITLRSSLPVNEVVVKLQAGKEPQTLSSYRPAMRASIFDGLTQEPVVINNKWNDSVYGVFVDGVLKKPEHDYILLVERFETGEGTCRVSLGSSSKLSIKGEDN